One window from the genome of Bradyrhizobium xenonodulans encodes:
- a CDS encoding cobaltochelatase CobT-related protein, giving the protein MLWRNAFLTVLVALIAVSFLPLLRRPWRNPVRFDSNRPYRAYTRDYDLEIKADDLDAVLTMLPDRHWAERFPEVDAEPLYDLEADLAARRAGMAASQPQDSSALGAADAVVSLLIDHSGSMRGQPMLFAARAALAASDLLDSLGARQEVLGFTTTRWKGGRSREKWLSDSQPSYPGRLNDLLHIVYCSTDEKLSARRCATMLRRDLVKENIDGEAIEWAASRLRRREERRKYLIVLSDGAPVDDSTLLTNGDGYLIHHLRQIIGEIEQAGDVQIAAIGIGHPVEQYYKDGVTIGSPEELESTLLQLINRLIVAPRCSRP; this is encoded by the coding sequence TTGCTTTGGCGTAACGCTTTCCTGACCGTGCTCGTTGCGCTCATTGCGGTGAGCTTTTTGCCATTGCTTCGGAGGCCGTGGCGCAATCCGGTTCGGTTCGATTCCAATCGGCCTTATCGGGCCTATACCCGAGACTACGACCTGGAGATCAAGGCCGACGATCTGGACGCCGTCCTGACGATGCTCCCTGACCGCCACTGGGCCGAGCGCTTTCCGGAGGTCGACGCGGAACCGCTGTACGACTTAGAAGCGGACCTTGCCGCTCGACGTGCGGGCATGGCGGCTTCCCAACCGCAAGACAGCTCCGCTCTTGGTGCCGCTGATGCGGTCGTGTCGCTGCTGATCGATCATTCCGGATCGATGCGGGGACAACCGATGCTGTTCGCGGCCAGGGCTGCGCTGGCCGCCTCCGACCTGCTCGACAGCCTCGGCGCAAGGCAGGAAGTGCTCGGCTTCACGACGACGCGCTGGAAGGGCGGCCGGAGCCGGGAAAAATGGCTGAGCGACAGCCAACCTTCCTATCCCGGGCGATTGAACGACCTGCTGCATATCGTCTATTGCAGCACCGACGAGAAGCTGAGCGCGCGACGCTGTGCCACCATGCTGCGGCGAGATCTCGTCAAGGAGAATATCGACGGCGAAGCCATCGAGTGGGCAGCGTCGCGTTTGCGCCGGCGCGAAGAGAGGCGAAAATATCTGATCGTGCTGTCCGACGGTGCGCCGGTCGACGATTCCACTTTGCTCACGAATGGCGACGGGTATCTGATCCACCATTTGCGCCAAATCATCGGCGAGATCGAGCAGGCCGGCGACGTCCAGATTGCGGCGATAGGCATCGGCCATCCGGTCGAGCAATATTACAAGGACGGCGTCACCATCGGCTCTCCGGAAGAGCTGGAGAGCACGCTGCTTCAGCTCATCAACCGGCTCATTGTTGCACCTCGATGTTCGCGTCCTTGA
- a CDS encoding tripartite tricarboxylate transporter substrate binding protein has protein sequence MAIGDIINHDGARKKGFAVRRWLDLAILAFAVMPMVAGLGVAPARAEYPEKIIKIVVPFAAGGGTDIIARTTAQDIQTDLGKSVIIENKPGAGTIIGTQTVATSEPDGYSLLMATFAHAVNPSLYNKLPFDPHKDFAAVSLIARSFNIVVVNPASKINSIADLIAEAKANPGKLNFGTFGTGTSAHLAGELFNAMAKVKMTAVPYKGAAPAISDLLGGQIDVMFTTVASAASLVAAGQLRALAVTSAERSAAFPQLPTVAEAGVPGYAAESWYGLYAPAKTPAPVIARLNQAVAKAVQSGGFKQLEANEGLIMVGGSPEALDRYVGQEEDRWRKLVKDANIEVQQ, from the coding sequence ATGGCCATTGGCGACATCATCAATCACGACGGCGCTCGCAAGAAGGGTTTCGCCGTACGGCGCTGGCTGGACCTCGCCATCCTCGCCTTTGCCGTCATGCCGATGGTCGCAGGACTGGGCGTTGCGCCGGCGCGCGCGGAATATCCAGAAAAGATCATCAAGATCGTGGTGCCCTTCGCAGCCGGCGGCGGGACCGACATCATCGCGCGTACGACGGCGCAGGACATCCAGACGGACCTCGGCAAATCCGTCATCATCGAGAACAAGCCGGGCGCCGGGACCATCATCGGAACCCAGACGGTCGCCACCAGCGAGCCCGACGGCTACTCGCTGCTGATGGCGACCTTCGCCCACGCAGTCAACCCGAGCCTGTACAACAAGCTGCCGTTCGATCCGCACAAGGATTTCGCGGCGGTCTCGCTGATCGCGCGGTCCTTCAATATCGTCGTCGTCAACCCTGCATCCAAGATCAACTCGATCGCCGATCTGATCGCTGAAGCCAAGGCCAATCCGGGCAAGCTCAATTTCGGGACGTTCGGCACCGGCACCTCGGCCCATCTCGCGGGCGAGCTGTTCAACGCGATGGCGAAGGTCAAGATGACGGCGGTGCCCTACAAGGGCGCGGCGCCCGCGATCAGCGATCTCCTGGGCGGGCAGATCGATGTGATGTTCACCACCGTGGCAAGCGCGGCCTCGCTGGTGGCTGCGGGCCAGCTCCGGGCGCTGGCGGTCACATCCGCCGAGCGTTCGGCGGCGTTTCCGCAACTGCCGACCGTCGCCGAGGCAGGCGTGCCCGGCTATGCCGCCGAGTCCTGGTACGGATTGTACGCCCCGGCCAAGACGCCCGCGCCCGTGATTGCCCGCCTGAATCAGGCGGTCGCAAAGGCCGTTCAGTCCGGTGGCTTCAAGCAACTCGAGGCCAACGAAGGCCTCATCATGGTTGGCGGCTCTCCGGAAGCGCTCGATCGCTATGTGGGGCAGGAGGAGGACCGCTGGCGCAAGCTGGTCAAGGACGCGAACATCGAGGTGCAACAATGA